cctgcgcgcctccacctccTTGGTGTCCGACTCGGCCACGAAGTGCGCGAACGCCGGCTTGTCGCTCGCGGGCTTGCGCAGCCGCGGCAGCTCGGCCTCGACCGCCGCCTCCGACATGCTCCTCTCCATGTGCGTGTGCTCGTCCAGCTCACCCTCTTTTGTAAACGCGTCGTGCTCACCCTGATCCTCCGGCTCCATCTGGAGCGGCGGCGGTTGCTCGTCGGGCTGTCCCAGATCCAGTAATCCGGTCACCGGGGCCTCAGGGGCGGGAGCGGTGAAGTGGGGCCGGTCGATTGCCATTGAATCCACGAGGGACAGGCTCCTCCTCTCGCCGACAGCCCCGGCCGGAGCGCCTTCTCCGCTCCCCGCCGAGGACGTGGCCCTGGAGGTGACGAATATAGTGGCGACGATGAGGTGTAGCACGAGGAACAGCACCCATGGGGTGAACCACCCGTGCACGGTGTTCCACAGCGCAGACATCCCCGCCTCCTGCATTGCGccgcttctttttcttcttcgccGAGTGGGGTTTGGGTTTTTGGCGTTTTGGGGGAGAGAGGCGGAGGTGGGGAAGGGGAGATGGTGGGGGCCTAGTGCGGGCGTTGGCCATTTAAAGGTGGGAGGAGAAGCGGACAGTGCAAGGCCTGAATGTTTTTCCTTCTATTTATTTCTTTTTGCAGAAATGAAAAGGATGGTTTTATGATAAGCATTGCAGTTTCCATCTCCATGGCTTTGTACAGCTTTGTTCATTGGCTTCATTGCCTATTTGCTCCTTGGTGAGCGGTGCAAAAAATACAGATGCAAGGATGCGTAGTTTGCCGGACGACACCACACGTGGATGGTGATCCAGTAAGTGTGCTTTCGGCGCTTGGCCGGACGCGAAAAAGGGGCGCCGGTTTTAATGTAAGAGATACATCGATGAGAGTTTTATGAATCGATAAGCGTCAATCGTGTATACAGCTTGGCATTGTATTAATTGCTGAAACTGAAAGCCATGTCAGATTGTCATCGTGGAACACGTATGATAGACGAGTGATTATGAACCATGTGGATGGGCGGGACCTTAATCGAGAGGGTTTCATGCCGAAATGCCCTCTTTAGGATGGTGTGACACGTGCAGGCTGATCTAACAAGTGTTTTTGGAGCGCCTATACGGGTCCAAAAGGGGCTACAAGTTTTGATGTTAGAGATGCTTCTATGAGGATTTTGTGGATATACGTAGCATTGTTGGTATGACATTTCATGATTGCAGGGAAGAATTCTACACACACATTTATGGGATGGATGAAACTAAAATTTGTGATAAACTATCATTGTGAAATATATCTTATTACCTGAGTAATATGGAATGTAAGGAAGTTAAAGACCCTTGTCCTAAAGGGGCCATGCAGAGAAAGAAACCCTCCTTGTCCTTAGGGTTGGGGTTTTACAGGAGCCCGACAGAAGGTCTGCCAGAGGGCCCACAAGGCCCAGTGATGGGAGGAAGCACGAAGGAGAGGATAAGCACCTGGCAATCATCTTCACCTCCAAGTTGGTGGCAGTAGCCACCTAGATGGCATCTCCCTCTGTAAAACCCTAGCCTCCAACATGTATATATGATTAGACTATGGAGCTCTCATCCGAGTTGTTCTCAGATAAATCAACTCTCGCTAGCAAACTCAACCACATCAATGTATTACCTCACACAAGCTATCCCTCCACCATGAATAACAAGAAGAAGGATGTAGGGTATTTCTCTGTGgaggcccgaacttgggtaactTGTGTGTGCGGGCTCTGTCCCGGTACTTCCGACCACTCTAGGCAGGGATCTGACGGTTTTCTGCATCATCagttggcgcaccaggtaggggacACGCTGGTCAGAGACCTAATCAGGGGTAGAGATCTAGATGAGTCCAGCAAGTTCATGCTAGGCCTGACCTTCACCTTCAGCTCTTTTGAGCTGGTGGCTGATGGTTGGGGTGGCTCTTTGACGTCACGCCCCCGCCTTACATTCACTACATGCGCTTCACGACAATCGAATTCCTCTTCGACGAGCATGGCAAGACCGCAGCGTGTTACGTCTACTCGACATGTATCACAAGGAAATACGCGTAAGTTGTTGCTCGTAGgaaaaaacctatatctacttcAACCCACCAGCCCTCCCAATCATATACAATCAACATGATCTTCCCAACGGCATGGACGCAAAGAAACCAAAAGCTCGCCCGATGCGGAATCTATTTGATACAACCGAACCCTAGCGAGCTCCTCATATAGTCCGACGCCATGGTCACCTTCGATAAACACGACCACCCAAACCATATACCCCCACCCCGGAAGTATGCTCTGGTGGTGCATCCAATCATTGGGGGTTGTCGCCTCCCTTGCATCCTAGTGGACGGAGGCCGCATCATTAATATCATCTTCCTGGATACCCTGGAAAAATGGGAATCTCCCCATCCGGCCTCTAGTCCTCCAATACCAGCTTCTAGGGTTTCGTTTTGGGACGATCTGTCCGCCCCTTAGGGCGGATTGAGCTCGATGTCATTTTAGGGGATGAGGAGAAGTACCGAGCTGAGCAAATCTAATTCGAGGTTGCCCCATTCAGCACTGGCTACAATGCAATCCTTAGCAGGCCGATGTATGCTCGGTTCATGGCAGTACCATCCTATGTATATTTACAACTGAAGATAGTTGGCCCAAACAGCACGATCATAGCTCGTGGCAGCCCAGAGTGGTCACTCGAGGCTGAGGTCGCAATTGTAGAGCGCACCGAGGCTATACCCTGGCCTCTGCAGAGCTCAAACGAATCAATCGCTTCGTGGACACCACAACAACAACTCTCCCGGCCAAACCAAGGTCCGGCCATGTGTTTCAGACGGCCAAAGACACCAAAAATTCCAAGCACACCCGGAGGACATGAAGAAAACCGTAAAAATTGGAAGAGACCTGTCGGAGGAACACGAGGCCGACCTCCTTGCGTTCCTTCGGGCTAATTAGAACATATTTCCCTAGAAGCCCATGGACACACTAGGAGTGTAACAACACATACACACCCACAGGTTACTGACCGTTACTCCTGGCGGGAACTAGAcagatgatgtctactacgcaaccttcttcttctagactcgtgttgggcctccaagcgcagagttttgtaggacaatagcaaatttccctcaagtggatgacctaaggtttatcaatccgtgggaggcgtaggatgaagatggtctctctcaaacaaccttgcaaccaaataacaaagagtctcttgtgtccccaacacacccaatacaatggtaaattgtataggtgcactagtttggcgaagagacggtgatacaagtgtaatatggatggtaaaTATAGGCTTTTGTAATCTGacaatataaaaacagcaaggtagcaagtggtagaagtgagcgaaaatggtattgcaatgcttggaaacaaggcctagggtttatactttcactagtgcaagttctctcaacaatgataacataattggatcacataacaaTCCCACAACATGCAACAAATAATCACTCCAAAGTTTTTATTGAAGAACGTAGGatgaaaacatgcatcaacccctatgcatagattaccccaatgtcacctcgggaatccacgatttgagtgccaaaacatacatcaagtgaatcaatagaacatcccattgtcaccacagatatcccatcgcaagacatacatcaagtgttctcaaatccaatactcaatccaacagaacgaaacctcaaagagcaagactcagttcatcacaagaaggtagagggggggacatcatatgatccaactataatagcaaagctcacggtacatcaagatcgtgccaaatcaagaccacgagagagagagagagagggatcaaacacatagctactggtacataccctcagccccgagggtgaactactccttcctcgtcatggagagcacggggatgatgaagatggcca
This sequence is a window from Aegilops tauschii subsp. strangulata cultivar AL8/78 chromosome 7, Aet v6.0, whole genome shotgun sequence. Protein-coding genes within it:
- the LOC109770148 gene encoding uncharacterized protein, whose product is MQEAGMSALWNTVHGWFTPWVLFLVLHLIVATIFVTSRATSSAGSGEGAPAGAVGERRSLSLVDSMAIDRPHFTAPAPEAPVTGLLDLGQPDEQPPPLQMEPEDQGEHDAFTKEGELDEHTHMERSMSEAAVEAELPRLRKPASDKPAFAHFVAESDTKEVEARRRATGRDAERRLPLVAEPEEPASEVEIEEAGGEVDARADEFINRFHHQLKMQHMDSFMRSQKRLHRRRATVVPEAR